In the genome of Kitasatospora cineracea, one region contains:
- a CDS encoding alpha/beta hydrolase family protein gives MTELSFLTAPGMSAGFIAETRPRAHGAGIDPYEYDRVTAPIGSLLQWPDACRAAALDHRARAERAAERGRVRTAGQHHRLAARWFHLAALLPDPDRERAAAVAAEADRSMGAALALLEPRARRIAGEGYAGWLRLPQPADAAGERFPLVVLVPGMDSSKEEFHGPADALLARGVAVLAVDGPGQGVLADGPALGPDHRHAIGRALDHALAVAAELPAMPSVDPGVCAGAVGAVVPAGGVIDPGRIAVLGLSLGGYLAAAVAAHDPRVRAAALVSGPYRLDWDGVVPFVTATLARRCGDASAARAFVEQLDLAALAPRLRGLPVLLVEGGADRIPGVTNADALTADLPDVELLHVPYGNHLLGNALPDWLPDLADWLAETLTTKTLAAETPATETLVAAAG, from the coding sequence ATGACCGAACTCTCCTTCCTCACCGCCCCCGGCATGTCGGCCGGGTTCATCGCCGAGACCCGCCCGCGCGCCCACGGCGCGGGCATCGACCCGTACGAGTACGACCGGGTCACCGCGCCGATCGGCTCCCTGTTGCAGTGGCCGGACGCCTGCCGGGCGGCCGCCCTCGACCACCGCGCCCGGGCCGAGCGGGCCGCCGAACGCGGCCGGGTCCGCACCGCCGGGCAGCACCACCGGCTGGCGGCCCGCTGGTTCCACCTCGCCGCGCTGCTCCCGGACCCGGACCGCGAACGGGCCGCCGCCGTCGCCGCGGAGGCGGACCGTTCGATGGGTGCCGCCCTCGCCCTGCTCGAACCCCGGGCCCGGCGGATCGCCGGCGAGGGCTACGCGGGGTGGCTGCGGCTGCCGCAACCGGCGGACGCGGCAGGCGAACGGTTCCCGCTGGTGGTGCTGGTGCCGGGGATGGACTCCTCGAAGGAGGAGTTCCACGGCCCGGCCGACGCGCTGCTCGCCCGCGGGGTGGCCGTGCTGGCCGTCGACGGCCCCGGCCAGGGCGTACTGGCCGACGGCCCGGCGCTCGGCCCGGACCACCGGCACGCGATCGGCCGGGCCCTGGACCACGCCCTGGCCGTCGCCGCCGAGTTGCCCGCCATGCCGTCCGTCGACCCGGGCGTATGCGCCGGGGCTGTCGGGGCGGTCGTCCCGGCCGGGGGCGTGATCGATCCGGGGCGGATCGCGGTGCTCGGGCTCAGTCTCGGGGGTTACCTGGCCGCCGCCGTGGCCGCCCACGACCCGCGGGTCCGGGCGGCGGCGCTGGTCAGCGGGCCGTACCGGTTGGACTGGGACGGGGTGGTCCCGTTCGTCACGGCCACCCTCGCCCGGCGCTGCGGCGACGCGTCCGCCGCCCGGGCCTTCGTCGAGCAGCTCGACCTGGCCGCCCTGGCGCCCCGGCTGCGCGGGCTGCCCGTGCTGCTGGTCGAGGGCGGTGCGGACCGCATCCCGGGCGTCACCAACGCCGACGCCCTCACCGCCGACCTGCCGGACGTCGAACTGCTCCACGTCCCGTACGGCAACCACCTGCTCGGCAACGCCCTGCCGGACTGGCTCCCCGACCTGGCCGACTGGCTGGCTGAGACCCTGACGACAAAGACCCTGGCAGCGGAGACCCCGGCGACGGAGACTCTGGTGGCGGCGGCCGGGTGA
- a CDS encoding MarR family winged helix-turn-helix transcriptional regulator, whose product MGMPVSDRLGIDLHRAGQELLASKRLAVEPAGLTVPQYAALFVLADSPGISGAALARACQVTPQAMAILLKHLTQRGLVERAPHRWHRNVLETRLTDRGRAALELADDRATEVEQCLADEFTEAEQEQFRTFLSRATRALRRAADDLG is encoded by the coding sequence ATGGGAATGCCCGTCAGTGACCGCCTCGGCATCGATCTGCACCGCGCCGGCCAGGAGTTGCTGGCCTCGAAACGCCTCGCGGTCGAACCGGCGGGGCTGACCGTGCCTCAGTACGCGGCGCTGTTCGTGCTCGCCGACAGCCCGGGCATCAGCGGGGCCGCACTCGCCCGGGCCTGCCAGGTCACCCCGCAGGCGATGGCCATCCTGCTCAAGCACCTGACCCAGCGCGGGCTGGTGGAACGGGCACCGCACCGCTGGCACCGCAACGTGCTGGAGACCCGGCTGACCGATCGCGGCCGGGCCGCCCTGGAGTTGGCCGACGACCGGGCGACCGAGGTCGAGCAGTGCCTGGCCGACGAGTTCACCGAGGCCGAGCAGGAGCAGTTCCGCACCTTCCTGTCCCGCGCCACCCGCGCGCTGCGCCGCGCCGCCGACGACCTCGGCTGA